A single window of Eucalyptus grandis isolate ANBG69807.140 chromosome 1, ASM1654582v1, whole genome shotgun sequence DNA harbors:
- the LOC104428069 gene encoding uncharacterized protein LOC104428069: protein MTFSFISDLWNKWNIRGSVILSLSLQVFLILFAPLRKKIANRPIVFLLWLAYLMADSIAIYGIGLISHNQGNLYARAAEINGALQAFWASFLLLHLGGPDTITAFSLEDSSLWGRHLLTLIFQVGAAIYLFMRIFPSDKLLVIPTMLVFLAGVIKNAERTLALNFSSLPRLKESLLQQNILRRDAHLKLVEELKDLRDAHFDEEEAKFAESKVVKHAYLFFQIFKVFVGDLMFHSQERKMSCEYFCKVSAVDALRIISVELQFIYEVLYTKTLAICSKWSYIFRFIAFTDIVMAFILFSRLKKHWLPKLDVEITYSLLFGGMALDVIGLFMLVFSDWTVGRMKCYNIGSSKLDSFFHMLVSAMSDLRKPRLATREVKANANAMYAVLDTPFIFRRWSESISACNLLSEFLKESPRKMYKCDRSCGIALSNICNKKIIFYFHQTSEAIARLYGPRKRLIIANTKYVSSNLFVKKLWIFIFKEVKRKSEGAKTAEDVKQIFETSGRLFLQSTLSEEISSDFLAHVTNTNYDNSILSWHIATEIWYNKEKSTMRKEEREFSKILSDYMLYLLLNQHNVVSAVAGTAQMTSAEMLLELKGHIGDATKDIEQLCKKLYDVPLINFRSTSVLLGGVELAKSMERQGDMKWKVMSGVWVELLSYAAGHIKGEAHVQVLSKGGELLTFVWLLMAHFGCLYKPGWGICYEFSPYAVALFNAISV, encoded by the coding sequence ATGACATTTAGCTTCATTTCAGATTTGTGGAACAAATGGAATATCCGAGGCTCTGTCATACTGAGTCTCTCGCTTCAAGTCTTTCTTATTCTATTTGCACCCCTTAGAAAGAAAATAGCGAACCGCCCCATTGTATTCCTTTTGTGGTTGGCCTACTTGATGGCCGACTCGATAGCTATATACGGGATAGGGCTCATCTCTCACAACCAGGGCAATTTGTACGCTCGTGCAGCTGAAATAAACGGAGCACTTCAGGCGTTTTGGGCATCATTTCTTTTGTTACATCTTGGCGGTCCAGATACCATCACTGCCTTCTCTCTAGAGGATAGTTCGCTTTGGGGGCGACACCTGCTCACTCTCATCTTCCAAGTTGGTGCTGCCATCTATCTCTTTATGCGAATATTTCCTAGCGACAAGTTGTTGGTGATCCCAACGATGTTGGTGTTTCTTGCTGGGGTCATAAAAAATGCGGAGAGGACACTAGCACTTAATTTCTCGAGCCTCCCAAGGCTCAAGGAATCGTTGCTCCAACAAAACATCCTAAGAAGGGATGCACATTTGAAGTTGGTTGAAGAACTCAAAGATTTAAGGGATGCacattttgatgaagaagaagcaaaatttgCCGAGAGCAAAGTAGTGAAGCATGCTTACTTATTCTTTCAAATCTTTAAGGTCTTTGTTGGGGATCTCATGTTTCATAGTCAAGAACGCAAAATGAGCTGTGAATATTTCTGCAAAGTTTCTGCAGTGGATGCATTGAGAATCATATCAGTTGAACTCCAATTCATTTACGAGGTGCTTTACACAAAAACATTGGCAATATGTTCCAAGTGGAGCTACATTTTCCGCTTCATAGCCTTCACTGACATTGTGATGGCTTTCATCTTGTTTAGTCGCTTGAAGAAGCATTGGCTCCCTAAACTTGATGTGGAAATTACTTATTcccttctttttggagggatgGCCCTTGATGTGATAGGTCTATTCATGCTCGTTTTCTCTGATTGGACAGTTGGCAGAATGAAGTGCTACAATATAGGATCATCTAAACTAGATTCATTTTTCCATATGTTAGTATCCGCCATGAGTGACCTGAGGAAGCCCCGATTGGCCACACGTGAAGTGAAGGCTAATGCCAATGCTATGTACGCGGTCTTAGATACACCATTCATATTTCGAAGGTGGTCAGAATCCATATCTGCTTGCAATCTTTTATCCGAGTTCTTGAAGGAGAGTCCAAGAAAGATGTATAAATGCGATCGGAGCTGTGGTATCGCTTTATCTAATATTTGCAACAAGAAGATCATCTTTTATTTCCATCAAACCAGTGAGGCAATTGCCAGACTCTATGGTCCAAGGAAAAGATTAATAATTGCGAATACGAAATACGTGTCCAGTAATCTCTTTGTTAAGAAGTTATGGATCTTTATCTTTAAGGAGGTTAAACGTAAATCTGAGGGTGCGAAAACTGCAGAAGATGTGAAGCAGATATTTGAGACCAGTGGTCGTCTATTTCTTCAGAGTACACTAAGTGAGGAAATTTCTAGCGATTTTTTAGCTCATGTCACTAATACTAATTACGACAACAGTATTTTAAGTTGGCATATTGCTACTGAAATATGGTACAACAAAGAGAAATCGACAAtgagaaaggaggaaagagaatTCAGCAAGATCCTCTCTGACTATATGTTGTATCTATTACTTAATCAGCATAATGTGGTCTCCGCTGTGGCGGGTACTGCCCAGATGACGTCAGCAGAAATGCTGCTTGAGCTAAAGGGCCACATCGGGGATGCGACCAAGGATATAGAGCAGCTATGCAAGAAATTGTATGATGTTCCTCTCATAAACTTCCGTTCTACATCTGTGCTCCTAGGTGGGGTCGAATTGGCCAAAAGCATGGAAAGGCAAGGGGACATGAAGTGGAAGGTGATGAGCGGAGTGTGGGTAGAGTTGCTGTCATATGCAGCAGGTCATATTAAGGGCGAGGCACATGTGCAGGTGTTAAGCAAAGGTGGAGAGCTTCTTACCTTTGTTTGGCTGTTGATGGCTCATTTTGGTTGTTTATACAAACCTGGATGGGGCATATGTTATGAGTTTTCTCCATATGCAGTTGCATTATTCAATGCAATATCCGTATAA